The nucleotide sequence TATCCGGTAACCCAGGCACGGTACTGCTGGTCGCGGCAATTTCTGTCGGCAGGGCAGCTTGACCGTAATCCTGGTTCCACTGGAGAACCATCATATAGGACACGATTGCCAGGGCGACGATCAGGATCGAGCGTTGAATATCCATGATTATTCGGCCATCGAAGAGGAACGGGAGGTTTTCGCGGGGGGAACCGGGTCGTAGCCACCGTGATTCCAGGGGTGGCAGCGGCCCAGCCGACGCACAGTCAGCCAGCCACCGCGCAAGGCACCATGATGTTCAATGGCCTCAAGCGC is from Pseudomonas sp. TMP9 and encodes:
- the yidD gene encoding membrane protein insertion efficiency factor YidD; the protein is MRKLVLLPIRFYRYAISPLMASHCRFYPSCSCYALEAIEHHGALRGGWLTVRRLGRCHPWNHGGYDPVPPAKTSRSSSMAE